AAAATGCGAGCAGCAGAAAGCCGAGCAGCGGGAAGAGTATTGTTAAATAGAGTAAGTTCATCCGCGCATCTCACTGACTGTATCAATATTCAGGGTTTGACGACGACGATACATCTGCAATAACAGCGCCAGACCAATACTGGCCTCAGCCGCCGCCAGCGTAATCGCCAGAATGTACATCACCTGACCATCCGGCTGTTGCCAGTAACTGCCTGCGACAACAAAAGCCAGCGCAGCAGCGTTGATCATAATTTCTAAACTAATCAACATAAACAGCAGGTTACGACGAATCAATAGACCAGTCAGCCCCAGAACAAACAAGATAGCGGCTAAAATCAATCCATGTTGTAACGGAATCATGCGCATTCCCCCGTTATTTTTTTCTCAACGTCCTGGTTCGCGCCTTCTTTATTGATAACGTCACCACGTTTATCTTCACGACCAATATGGAAAGCGACAACCAATCCCGCCAGCAGTAGCATTGATGCTAATTCAACGGCCAGAACATAAGGCCCAAACAGGCTGATACCCACGGCTTTCGCCTCAACAGGCGTGCCAGTGATTCCCTGCTCTTTCAGGCTCAGGATGGCGTTAACCACAATCACCAGTAACGCCAGTGAGAGAATACTTGGGCCGACCCAGGCACTCGGTTTCAACCAATTCCGCTCTTGTTCTTCTACGGAATTGCCGAGGTTGAGCATCATAACCACGAACACGAACAGCACCATGATGGCACCCGCATACACGATGATGCTTAGCGCGCCAGCAAAATTAGCCCCCAGCGAGAAAAAGACGCCCGCGATCGCCATAAGCGAAGTGACCATATACAACAACGCATGCACAGGATTGGTATGCGTAATGACGCGCAGTGTCGCCAATATCGCAATCAAACCTGTGGTATAAAAAGCGAATTCCATGCTAGCTCCTTAGGGCAACAGGCCTTTGACATCAATAGGTTTGGCTTCGTTTTCAGCGTCGCCTTTGTCTTTCCCATCGATTGCCATACCAGCCATCCGGTAGAAATTATATTCCGGATATTTACCCGGCCCCGATATCAGCAGATCTTCTTTCTCGTACACCAGATCCTGACGTTTGTAGTCGCCCATCTCGAAATCCGGCGTCAGTTGGATCGCGGTTGTCGGACACGCTTCTTCACAGAAGCCACAGAAAATGCAGCGTGAGAAGTTGATGCGGAAGAACTCGGGATACCAGCGACCATCTTTGGTTTCTGCTTTCTGCAATGAGATACAGCCAACCGGACAGGCCACTGCACACAGGTTGCAGGCAACGCAGCGCTCTTCACCATCGGGATCGCGCGTCAGCACGATACGACCACGGTAGCGCGGCGGTGGATTCACAGGCTCTTCTGGATACATTCTGGTTTCGCGCTTTTTAAAAGCATTCGATCCCACCATACAGATACTGCGTATCTGGGTGCCGAAACCAACCACTAACTCTTTCAATGTCATGGTTTATTCACCCCTTCTTAAGCGTTGTACAAAATGACGGCCGCTGTCGCCAGCAGATTCAAAAGCGTTATCGGCAGACAGACTTTCCAACCGAAAGCCATCACCTGGTCATAACGCGGACGGGGTAACGAAGCACGAATCAGGATGAACATCATCATGAAAAAGCCTGTTTTCAGCGCAAACCAGACAAACGGAGGCAGGATTGGACCATGCCAGCCACCGAAGAATAAGGTCACCATTAGCGCGGAAACGGTCACGATCCCGATATATTCCCCGACAAAGAACAGACCGAATTTCATACCGGAGTATTCAATGTGGTAACCATCGGCCAGTTCCTGCTCAGCTTCAGGCTGGTCAAATGGGTGACGGTGACATACCGCCACACCTGCGATGGCAAACGTAATAAAGCCAAAGAACTGTGGGATCACGTTCCACAGGTGTTCCTGGGAATCGACGATGTCACGCATGTTGAACGAGCCCGCCTGCGCGACCACGCCCATCAGCGACAGGCCGATGAACACTTCGTAACTCACGGTCTGAGCAGAAGCACGTACCGCACCGAGCAGCGAGTATTTGTTATTACTCGCCCAACCAGCAAACAGCACCGCGTAAACAGCCAGACCCGCCATCATCAGGAAGAACAGGATACCGATGTTCAGATCGGCAACACCCCAGGTTGGGGTGATCGGCACAATCGCAAAGGCAATCAGCATTGACGTAAACGCGATCATCGGTGCCAGCGTGAAGATCACCTTATCGGTAAAATTCGGCACCCAGTCTTCTTTGAAGAACATTTTGATCATGTCGGCGACAAGCTGTAATGAACCGCCCCAACCTACCCGGTTCGGCCCATAACGTCCCTGAAAAAGGCCAAGCAGTCGACGCTCACCCATACTCATGAACGCGCCACAGGTCACCACAACCAGCAGAATCACGACCGCTTTCCCGACAGTGATCAGAATCTCGATTAATTCCGGCGTTAACCAACTCATTGTGCGGCCTCCCGCAGATTTTCAACGGTTGCACCCGCCAACACCGGTGCAATACCCGGTAAGCCCAGCGGTAAACCAACCTGTCCCTGACTCAATTCCGCACTTAAGCGCAGTGGCAAACGTAGCGTTTGTCCTGCACAGGTCAACTCCAGCAACGTACCAGCATTCACACCCAGTGTTGCCGCATCAGCCGGGTTCACCATTACATAAGGCTCAGGCATACGCTGCTGGATCACGTCGGAGCGCTGTGACATTTCGTCACTACCAAACAGGTGATAATACGGTGCAACACGCCATTGACCCGCTTGTGGGACGAAAGCCGCAGGAATGTTGTCGAAGTACGCCAGTGACCCTTCTCCGGCTTCGATCAGACGAATACCGGGATCGCCATGACGCAAATGTCCGCCCACTTCGTCCTGGAATTTGTTCCAGGCTTGCGGTGAGTTCCAGCCTGGCGCCCAGGCAAACGGAATCTGCTGGCGATTGGCTGTCGGGCTGTTGTTTCCTTCCATTGAGAAAGCAAACATGGTGTCTTTATCGACGGGCTGACGCGGTTCATGCACGCTGATATTGGCGCGCATTGCAGTACGTCCGCTGGAACGAATCGGTGAACGTGACAGTTTCTGACCACGAATACGGAACGACGCGTCCGGCGCGGCATCTTTGATTGCCGCCAGTTGCGGCAGAGCAGCAACACACGCATCAATCACGTTATCCAGCTGCGTCCAGTCAACCTGACGGCTGTTATAGGTGATATACAGCGAGTGCAGCCAGCGCCAACTTTCCAACATCACAATCTTGTCGTTGTAATACGTTGGGTCATAAACCTGGAAGAAGCGCTGAGCACGACCTTCCTGGTTCACCAACGTACCGTCGCTTTCAGCAAAGCTGGCCGCAGACAGAATGATGTTGGCCTTATCCATGATGCGAGTACGCTGATGGTCAACCACAATCAGGTTCTCAGCTTTTTCCAGCGCCGCATCAACACGAGCGATTGGGGCATGACGGTAGAGATCGTTCTCCAGAACCACCACGCTGTCGGCATCGCCGTTTTCCAACTGCGCCAGCGCGTCATCCAACGAACCGCCCCCCATGATTGACAACCCGATGCTGTTAGCCGCAGGAGCAACAAAGGTAATACCAACGTCAGAACCGCGATTCTTCAGCGCTTTGGCAACGTTCGCCGCTGCGGAGATCACGTCCTCGCTACCTGAATTGGTGCCGGAGATGATGAGTGGTTTTTTCGCACCGGCCAGCGCCTGTACGATGATATCGACTTTCTGGTCGAGACCTGCCGCCAGATCGGTAACTGCCGGTGCGCTGCTATCCAGACCGTGTGCAATAGCGAAACCAAGACGTGCCTGATCGGCAACTGGCGCACGGTAGTTCCATGCAGCGATGTCGTCCAGACGCGTGTTGTCGACGTTAGTGACAAACAGCGGGTGCTTGGCATGCTGACCAATGTTCATGATCGCCGCAATCTGCCAGTCAGCCACTTTCTGCGCTGCCGCCATTTCACGGGCTTTTCCTTTAACCGCTTGACGAACAGCCAGAGCGATACGCGCCCCCGTCTGCGTTAAGTCTTCGCCCAGAATCAGAACCGCATCGTAACCTTCAATCTCACGCAGCGCTGGCGTTCTCACGCCGCTTTCACGTAACACTTTCAGAATCAGTTGCAGGCGATTTTGTTCTTCCTGCGCGATACCGGTGTAGAAATTCTCAGCCCCCACCAGTTCACGCAAGGCGAAGTTGCTTTCAATACTGGCACGTGGCGAGCCAATACCGATGGTTTTCTTCGCCTGACGCAGCACATCCGCCGCACCTTGCAGTGCCTGATCAGCGTTCAGTGCGATCCAGTCATTACCACGACGTTGCAGCGGCTGGTTCGGACGGTCTTTCTGGTTGACGTACCCGTAACCAAAACGGCCGCGGTCACACAGGAAATAGTGGTTTACGCTACCGTTGAAACGGTTTTCGATACGACGCAGTTCACCATAGCGTTCACCGGGGCTGGTATTACAGCCGACGCTGCACTGTTGGCAAACGCTCGGTGCAAACTGCATATCCCATTTACGGTTGTAGCGCTCGGAGTGCGTTTTGTCGGTGAATACGCCAGTCGGACACACTTCAACCAGGTTACCAGAGAACTCACTTTCCAGCGTGCCATCTTCCGGGCGACCGAAATAGACGTTGTCGTGTGCGCCATAAACACCGAGATCTTTACCATCCGCATAGTCTTTGTAGTAACGCACGCAGCGATAGCACGCGATACAGCGGTTCATCTCATGAGAAATAAACGGCCCGAGATCCTGATTGCGGTGGGTACGTTTGGTGAAGCGATAGCGACGGAAGTTCTGCCCCGTCATCACCGTCATATCCTGCAAATGACAGTTACCGCCTTCCTCACACACTGGGCAATCGTGCGGGTGGTTGGTCATCAGAAACTCAACTATCGTCTTACGGAATAGCTTCGCCTCTTCATCTTCGATCGCGATGAACGCGCCATCGGTTGCTGGTGTCATACAGGACATCACCAGACGACCGCGGGTGTCTTCCGCATTTTGATACTGTTTTACCGCACAGAGGCGGCAAGATCCGACGCTCCCGAGCGCGGGGTGCCAGCAAAAGTAAGGAATATCAAGTCCCAGAGTCAGGCAAGCTTCCAGAAGGTTGTCTGCTCCGTTTACTTCATACTCTTTGCCGTCTACATGAATAGTAGCCATAGTCAGCATGCTTCCATAATGGCCCGTGTTGCCACGAGCGCTAATCAAAAATTCTGTATACCCTCATCTTTCAAACCGCAAATGCGTTGGCTACCTGCGCCTTGAAATCTATTGGGTTTATGAGGGTGGCTTATTTGCGCCACCCTGCGGATACATTTACTGCATCTCGCACGTGTTGAGCGATAGCTTACCAGCGCTCTTTCAACAGGTTAGGCTGAATACCGCCAATCGCTTTGAGGTTGCCTAAATACTGTTTAGAGATACCCGCTTCGAATTCTTCCCGGAAATACTTGATGGCACTTTGCAGTGGTTCGACCGCACCCGGCGCATGCGCACAGAAGGTGTTACCCGGTCCGAGGAAGCGACAAAGCTGCTCCAGCGTTTCGATATCACCAGGCTGGCCTTCTCCCTTCTCCAGCGCACGTAGAATCTTCACACTCCACGGTAAACCATCACGGCACGGCGTACACCAGCCACAGGATTCACGAGCGAAGAATTCTTCGAGGTTACGCGTCAACGAAACCATATTGATTTCATGATCGACAGCCATCGCCAGCGCAGTACCCATACGGCTACCTGCTTTCGCAATGTGCTCAAAATCCATCGGCAGATCGAGATGACTTTCCGTCAGGAAATCTGTACCTGCTCCACCCGGTTGCCAGGCTTTCAGCTTCAGGCCATCACGCATGCCACCCGCGTAATCTTCCAGAATCTCGCGCGCCGTGGTGCCAAACGGCAGTTCCCACAGACCCGGATTCTTGACGCGACCAGAGAAACCCATCAATTTTGTGCCTGCATCTTTGCTTTTACCTGCAGACAACCCCTGATACCACGCCGCACCGTGCTCGATAATCGCCGGTACATTACACAACGTTTCCACGTTGTTGACGCAGGTCGGCTTACCCCAGGCGCCAGCAGACGCCGGGAACGGCGGCTTTGAACGAGGGTTGGCACGACGGCCTTCCAGAGAGTTAATCAGTGCCGTTTCTTCACCGCAGATGTAACGCCCAGCGCCCGTATGCACGAACAACTCGAAATCAAATCCGCTGCCCAGAATATTCTTGCCCAGTAGGCCAGCGGCTTTTGCTTCTTCAATGGCGCGACGCAGATGAACAGCAGCTTCGATGTATTCACCGCGTAGGAAGATGTAGCCACGATAGGCTTTCAGCGCAAAGGCGCTGATCAGCATGCCTTCAACCAGCAGATGAGGCTCTTGCTCCATCAGCAGGCGGTCTTTATATGTACCGGGTTCCATTTCATCCGCGTTACACAGCAGGTAGCGGATGTTCATGCTTTCGTCTTTCGGCATCAGGCTCCACTTCAAGCCTGTCGAAAAGCCCGCGCCACCACGCCCTTTCAGGCCAGCGTCTTTAACCAGTGAGACCACGTCATCCTGTGCCATGCCGGTTAACGCTTTTTGCGCCGCGACATAACCATTTTTGCT
The window above is part of the Pectobacterium araliae genome. Proteins encoded here:
- the nuoK gene encoding NADH-quinone oxidoreductase subunit NuoK, whose product is MIPLQHGLILAAILFVLGLTGLLIRRNLLFMLISLEIMINAAALAFVVAGSYWQQPDGQVMYILAITLAAAEASIGLALLLQMYRRRQTLNIDTVSEMRG
- the nuoI gene encoding NADH-quinone oxidoreductase subunit NuoI: MTLKELVVGFGTQIRSICMVGSNAFKKRETRMYPEEPVNPPPRYRGRIVLTRDPDGEERCVACNLCAVACPVGCISLQKAETKDGRWYPEFFRINFSRCIFCGFCEEACPTTAIQLTPDFEMGDYKRQDLVYEKEDLLISGPGKYPEYNFYRMAGMAIDGKDKGDAENEAKPIDVKGLLP
- the nuoJ gene encoding NADH-quinone oxidoreductase subunit J, with product MEFAFYTTGLIAILATLRVITHTNPVHALLYMVTSLMAIAGVFFSLGANFAGALSIIVYAGAIMVLFVFVVMMLNLGNSVEEQERNWLKPSAWVGPSILSLALLVIVVNAILSLKEQGITGTPVEAKAVGISLFGPYVLAVELASMLLLAGLVVAFHIGREDKRGDVINKEGANQDVEKKITGECA
- the nuoH gene encoding NADH-quinone oxidoreductase subunit NuoH, which translates into the protein MSWLTPELIEILITVGKAVVILLVVVTCGAFMSMGERRLLGLFQGRYGPNRVGWGGSLQLVADMIKMFFKEDWVPNFTDKVIFTLAPMIAFTSMLIAFAIVPITPTWGVADLNIGILFFLMMAGLAVYAVLFAGWASNNKYSLLGAVRASAQTVSYEVFIGLSLMGVVAQAGSFNMRDIVDSQEHLWNVIPQFFGFITFAIAGVAVCHRHPFDQPEAEQELADGYHIEYSGMKFGLFFVGEYIGIVTVSALMVTLFFGGWHGPILPPFVWFALKTGFFMMMFILIRASLPRPRYDQVMAFGWKVCLPITLLNLLATAAVILYNA
- the nuoF gene encoding NADH-quinone oxidoreductase subunit NuoF — protein: MSKDIVLTAEQHPLTWRLRADKQPVWLDEYRSKNGYVAAQKALTGMAQDDVVSLVKDAGLKGRGGAGFSTGLKWSLMPKDESMNIRYLLCNADEMEPGTYKDRLLMEQEPHLLVEGMLISAFALKAYRGYIFLRGEYIEAAVHLRRAIEEAKAAGLLGKNILGSGFDFELFVHTGAGRYICGEETALINSLEGRRANPRSKPPFPASAGAWGKPTCVNNVETLCNVPAIIEHGAAWYQGLSAGKSKDAGTKLMGFSGRVKNPGLWELPFGTTAREILEDYAGGMRDGLKLKAWQPGGAGTDFLTESHLDLPMDFEHIAKAGSRMGTALAMAVDHEINMVSLTRNLEEFFARESCGWCTPCRDGLPWSVKILRALEKGEGQPGDIETLEQLCRFLGPGNTFCAHAPGAVEPLQSAIKYFREEFEAGISKQYLGNLKAIGGIQPNLLKERW
- the nuoG gene encoding NADH-quinone oxidoreductase subunit NuoG, with translation MATIHVDGKEYEVNGADNLLEACLTLGLDIPYFCWHPALGSVGSCRLCAVKQYQNAEDTRGRLVMSCMTPATDGAFIAIEDEEAKLFRKTIVEFLMTNHPHDCPVCEEGGNCHLQDMTVMTGQNFRRYRFTKRTHRNQDLGPFISHEMNRCIACYRCVRYYKDYADGKDLGVYGAHDNVYFGRPEDGTLESEFSGNLVEVCPTGVFTDKTHSERYNRKWDMQFAPSVCQQCSVGCNTSPGERYGELRRIENRFNGSVNHYFLCDRGRFGYGYVNQKDRPNQPLQRRGNDWIALNADQALQGAADVLRQAKKTIGIGSPRASIESNFALRELVGAENFYTGIAQEEQNRLQLILKVLRESGVRTPALREIEGYDAVLILGEDLTQTGARIALAVRQAVKGKAREMAAAQKVADWQIAAIMNIGQHAKHPLFVTNVDNTRLDDIAAWNYRAPVADQARLGFAIAHGLDSSAPAVTDLAAGLDQKVDIIVQALAGAKKPLIISGTNSGSEDVISAAANVAKALKNRGSDVGITFVAPAANSIGLSIMGGGSLDDALAQLENGDADSVVVLENDLYRHAPIARVDAALEKAENLIVVDHQRTRIMDKANIILSAASFAESDGTLVNQEGRAQRFFQVYDPTYYNDKIVMLESWRWLHSLYITYNSRQVDWTQLDNVIDACVAALPQLAAIKDAAPDASFRIRGQKLSRSPIRSSGRTAMRANISVHEPRQPVDKDTMFAFSMEGNNSPTANRQQIPFAWAPGWNSPQAWNKFQDEVGGHLRHGDPGIRLIEAGEGSLAYFDNIPAAFVPQAGQWRVAPYYHLFGSDEMSQRSDVIQQRMPEPYVMVNPADAATLGVNAGTLLELTCAGQTLRLPLRLSAELSQGQVGLPLGLPGIAPVLAGATVENLREAAQ